Genomic window (Bacillus vallismortis):
AACGCGGAAACATCATTGGTCATCAGCCTTTGCAAAAAAGACAGACTATCGTTTCCTGACACTTCGATCTCTCCCATATGAGATACATCAAACAGCCCGGCCGCAGTTCGGACAGCCTCGTGTTCCTTTTTTATAGAAGAAAATTGAACAGGAAGCTCCCAGCCCCCGAAATCAATCGTTTTCCCTCCATATTCCTTATACAGGTCAAATAACGGCGTTCTTTTCAGCATCGAATTCCTCCCCTTTTTTAACGGCGCAGCTAAAAAAACATACAAAAAAGGACAGAGAAACACCTCATGTAAAATGAAGGTTCTCTGTCCTGGCACCTGAAAGTTTACTTTGCATACGCAAAGACGTCCCCTTTGGTGGTTTGCGCATCCGCACAAACACTCTCCAGAGTTGCGTCGAGCAAGAGTTCTTTTGCCTGAGAGATTCACTCCGCAGTTTGCTCCTTCGGCGCCTGTATCCCGAAGTTCTCGGTCAGGTCTCTCCCCTTGCTGTCATTCGCTCATATTTTCATGCTGTTATGGACATACTATAGCAATATCTTACATCAAATACATACTCATATCCTACCACCATCACTATATGCTGGGCAACAGCAATTTGGGCAGATTTTTCTTATATTGTGCATTTTAAGAATCGAAGAATAAGAAAGGCGGTTTCAAAACAATGGACGCTGAAATGATCTACGATGCAAAATGGCCTGATGAATTCGCTGAAAGGCTTCAACATGATGGCCCGTGGGCGAACTGGGAACTGTACAAGCTTTCTGCAGAAATCCAGAAAACATTAGCCATTCCTGAATTTGAAGGCTTACGGGCCCCTTTATACCTGCCTTCCTTTACGCCGCTCCCGCACCAGCTTGAGGTTGCGCAAAAAGTGGTTGAAAAAATGAACGGGAAAGCGATTTTAGCAGACGAGGTAGGCCTTGGGAAAACGGTTGAAGCGGGACTGATTCTAAAAGAATATATGATTCGCGGTTTAGCCAAAAAAGTGTTGATCCTTGTGCCCGCTTCCCTTGTATCACAGTGGGTCAAAGAGCTTCAGGAAAAATTTTTGATCCCGGCTGTTGAACAAAAAAAAAGCTATGTGTGGGAGCAATGCGATATTGTCGTCTCATCAATCGATACCGCAAAGCGCTCGCCCCACCGTGAAATCGTGCTGTCAATCCCATATGATCTCGTGATTATTGATGAGGCGCACAAACTGAAAAATAGCAAAACGAAGAACTATGAATTTGTCCGGAGTCTCGTAAAAAAATATTGCCTGCTGCTTACCGCGACGCCAATTCAAAACCGTATTGAAGAAATTTTCAATTTGGTGTCCTTATTAAAACCCGGCCATTTAGGCAGCCAAAATCACTTTCAGGAAGAGTTCGCTAACAAGAAATCCAGTTTAGAAGCGCATGAACATTTAAAAGATCTTGTGAATAAAGTCATGATCCGAAACAGGCGGCATGATACCGGGCTGTCTTGGAAACAGCGCCATGTTGAAACAGTGCCGATTGAATTTTCTCCATCAGAGCAGGCGCTTTATGATGAAATTTCCCGCCTGAAAGAAGGCATCAATAAGCCGGCCAGCATGTTCTCGATTATGACATTGCAAAGAGAATGCTGTTCGAGCAGAGAAGCGGTATATATGACGCTGAAAAAAATGCTTGATCAAAAAGAAAAACAAGCACCGGCCATTGATGAACGCACCATTTCGGTTTTAATAGACCGCATCAACCAAGTCACACAAAACTCTAAAGCGCTGCAAGTCGTTGATCTGATCAAGAAGATAGACGATAAGGTCATCATTTTTACAGAATACCGGGCAACCCAGATTTACCTCCAATGGTTCCTTCAGCAAAACGGCATCAGCTCCGTGCCGTTCAGAGGCGGATTTAAACGCGGGAAAAAAGACTGGATGAAGGATCTTTTCCGCGAAAAAGTCCAGGTTCTGATTGCAACTGAAGCCGGCGGAGAAGGGATTAACCTGCAATTTTGCAATCACATGATCAACTATGACCTGCCATGGAATCCGATGCGTCTTGAACAAAGAATCGGAAGAATTCACAGGCTCGGACAGGAAC
Coding sequences:
- a CDS encoding DEAD/DEAH box helicase — encoded protein: MDAEMIYDAKWPDEFAERLQHDGPWANWELYKLSAEIQKTLAIPEFEGLRAPLYLPSFTPLPHQLEVAQKVVEKMNGKAILADEVGLGKTVEAGLILKEYMIRGLAKKVLILVPASLVSQWVKELQEKFLIPAVEQKKSYVWEQCDIVVSSIDTAKRSPHREIVLSIPYDLVIIDEAHKLKNSKTKNYEFVRSLVKKYCLLLTATPIQNRIEEIFNLVSLLKPGHLGSQNHFQEEFANKKSSLEAHEHLKDLVNKVMIRNRRHDTGLSWKQRHVETVPIEFSPSEQALYDEISRLKEGINKPASMFSIMTLQRECCSSREAVYMTLKKMLDQKEKQAPAIDERTISVLIDRINQVTQNSKALQVVDLIKKIDDKVIIFTEYRATQIYLQWFLQQNGISSVPFRGGFKRGKKDWMKDLFREKVQVLIATEAGGEGINLQFCNHMINYDLPWNPMRLEQRIGRIHRLGQERDVHIYNMATKHTVEEHILKLLYEKIHLFEKVVGELDDILTKIQVNNFEEHLHDILCHSATEEDIKIKMDNLTSFLSYKKQQPAEKRGS